From the genome of Capsicum annuum cultivar UCD-10X-F1 chromosome 4, UCD10Xv1.1, whole genome shotgun sequence:
ttttcatttcatttttattaaagGTGTCGAAACACTCTTAAGGCGTTTTTGTCTATGCAAACcactttttgtttttcatatatCTTGTCTGTGTATCAGAAAATCTGAAGAATTAACTTCAAAGAAATCAGCTTTAATATATTTTCTGCTTTCTCCTTGTGTGGtaattattttagcattttgttttatgtaaattcagtatttttaacCTACATTTAATAGCATAAACAAGACTACGATTAGGAGGGAAGTTTGACTGAGGAATACCATCATGGTATGCTTCTGAATGATGCTCTGGGATCTTAAATTCCTGTTACCTTGGAACTTCTTTAGAATGTCTAAGCGTGTGCGTGCTGTGTATGCATATTTCTgcccttatatttttctttctgagTTGGTACTGCTGCCAGCACCATCTTTTTGCTGCATAAGTTAAGAGCATCTACTTTTCTATCAAGCGTGGTGcttttcctcattgttagttgtATGCGAGCCTTTGCATCTGGTGCATCCTTTTTATTCCAATAAAGTAGTTTAACACTAAAATTCGTTGTACTCTAGATAGGTGATGCAGACCCAGTTGACATATTTACTGTTTAGTGTCTCCACAGGAAGGCACAAGATAGTAACATTTATTTTAGGATGAACTAAGTTGGAAATAACACACAAAAGTCTGATTCTGGTGTTTGCAAGACCAATATAGAATTTAAGTTTGGTCTTGGTGCCTAGTTCACTTGCCTTTCAACTGATAGGGTATATGCTTTTAGACAACTGTCTTAAACTTTATTTATGCTTATGTTCTGATATTCCAGAGGGGGAGTTACCTTCATTGTTGCGCCTAACTAGGGAAATCTTGTGCCAGAAAATCTCAAATAGGTTAGTGTCTAAGAATTACTTTAATGTTTTCCTCTTCAGGCCTTGATCAATACTGTCCTCTTATAGTCTTGTCACTGACCTAGTAATTCTGTCTGTCTTGGTAATAGTATGTTGGATTTATCCTGGCCATCAAATTGGGCTTGAATTAAGTATTGTTGTGTTGCTATGATACTGACCTTTTGTGTGCATATGAAGAGGTATTGAAGGACATCTTTTATGAGGTTAAGAATAAGCTTGAGACAGCAATTGGTGTCCTGCGAAAGGAGAAGATTACCATAGATCCAGAAGATCCTGCTGCTGTATCTGAGTATTCAAAAGTCATGAAGTCTGTTAGACAAAAGTAGGATATCTAACTTTTTCTTATGAAGTTCATTTTTTGTTTGTAAATACCAGAGAAATAGTTCAACACTTGGTGGCTGACCTAAACTCTGATAGCATGTGGTTCAGAATTCAGAAACCTCTAGGATACTAATACTTCTTGTTGCCTCTATGTATATCCTTTCCCCACCATCCCAATTCTTGAAGATTCTGTCTCACCTGCAAGCATATTAAACATGCTACTGGGCTGTACATTTGAAGGTTCAGCTTATCTTAAATGTAGTTCTTGTTACCATACATGTGCTTTGCCATTTCATCAAGATGCTTGCTGGAGAAGGACCATATTTAACCTGTACAATTTCACCATTTATCAATACTGTGAAAGTTGGTCTCTCCTTGTTTATTTATTCTGGTGTCCCAATACTTCACAGTATTGATAGATGGTTATCTCACCATATATCCAACCAAACAGGGAAAAAATAATCCTACATTTTATCCCGGGACTATTATACCTTATAtttcacaccaaacgaccccttagctCATTAAGAATCACAGGTTATTTACAAGATAGAAACCTCTAGTTTATTTGCATGACCAAACAGtacatagttttatttttcaacatGCATGctatattatttgattaatttccATAAATTCTTATGATCAATTGTTAATGTTATAATTTCCCATGTTTTCAGGGCTAATCTCTTATCAGAGTCTGAGATTATTAAGTTCAACATTGAAGTAGAAACACATGAAATTCCAGATGCCCGGTCATATTTGTTGAAACTGAAGGAGATGCGTGTCAAGTAGGCATTTTAATGCTTATGTTTACCTGCTAGTTTTAACTGTTCATTAGTTCTGCCAGTTATCATGATGCATCTTTTTGGTATTTATAAAAGTATGCTTCTTTGTCAACaacaagtaaataaataattaagggGTATGCTTGAAGTTTAGCTTTCATACAATTGGTTGATTTTCACTCATATATCCCTTTTTATGCTACAACGAATTCTCAAATGTGAACTTGATTCCTAATGTTGAAATTTTAGTAACTTCGGTAATGGGCATGATGTGAGAGTGGCTATGtgcttcaatttttttaaccTGCTTGCTCATCTTACCAGTAATTATCGCTTTACTGGAttattcttttttccttatgTTTCATGCCTCATAGACAGGCATTACGTTTGTCCTTTAGGCACAAGGTGTATCCACACTTTCTCACTCCCTTTTCGTTTTCATCTATTATTTGGGCAGGAGGGGCCTTCTCGATGCTCAAGGCATAGAGGATATGCAGATGGCAGCATTGGATAaagttgagaaagaaatcaaaaagcCACTAATGAGGAACGACAAAAAGGGAATAGCTCTTCTTACAGCTGAGTTCGATAAGATCAACCAGAAGTAAGCTTCCTTATGCAGACTTTGATTGATGCTATTTGCACGTGCTTCAATTTTGATTGTCTACAAACTTTCGAGGAGCTGTTAGCCGCTTGTTTTGTAAATGATTGTAACCAGCATCTCAACAATTTTACTCAAGCCATTTGTTTGACTCGATTTAtttgagttgtgttttgttttttccCTCACCAGAAACTGTGGCCAACATCCATGTTGTATTATGAGTAATTATGATTCAGATGATATATGATTCGGAATCTATGTAGGTAATTGATCCTCACTATTGTTTTTGACTTTGCTTTAGGCTTGGCATTCGTAAAGAAGATCTGCCCAAATACGAAGAACAGTTAGAGCTGAAGATTGCAAAGGCACAGTTAGAAGAACTGAAAAAGGATGCTCTTGAAGCAATGGAAACTCAGAAGAAGAGGTAATATAGGCTTTGCTTGCTTATTCTCTTACCCTCAGATGGATGTCGGGTTATTTGTCTTTCTgcagattttgaatttgaatcctcTGTACGTGCAGGGAGGAGTTTAAGGATGAGGAGATGCCCAGTGTGAAGTCTCTGGACATCAGAAACttcatttaaaaaatgaaatttgctTCGAGACTTATTTTCCTTTTGCACCTTGTTGATCTCCCTCCTGCTACCCTTGAACATAAATTTTACTATCCCTAAAAAGTGTAGTTGTACCAGACATTCAAGAGGCTGCCTTCTAAATAATAAGAGGTCTGACCAAGAAATTAGCTTTTCATATGATTTTGGGGCCTGAGCATCTTTCTCTCTGCCCCGTATTTGCATCTGATCTTGGTCAGTTGTTTTTTGCACTCtgtacttgattttgatgaaagaGAACTACGATGCGTGATTGTATCAAATATTTCAATTTCGATGCATTTGATGGCTTACTGATCTTGCGCTCATTGTCATTGCTGGAATCTTTTTCTGCTGCAACAATGTGGCTGTGTTCAGGCAATTGAAATTTGTGCGGGTTGAATGTCAACTTAGTTAAGGGTCCCATGTGTTATGCAGTTTATTTTTTCGAGTACATGAGAATCCTACAAAGTGCTAATACTCACTAACATGAGAATTAGTGGCTAATATTATCACCTATACAAATTTTCGTTCTGTACGCAAACAATAATATGACTGTCTTGAACCAATTGCTTTTATGTAACCATAGCTCAGTCAATCCAGGGTTTGTTAGCCTCGTTGGGAATAAACACAAAGCAGAATGAGAAGTACTGTGTAAACCACCCAAATTTCATCCCACAGAGCGTCTTCAAGAACATTTGTGCCAATATCACATTGAAAAATCAATTATGGATAGCAATGCGATTGGGCAATTTGCAAACTTATTACCTTTTCACGAgtttcattatttcaaaaattcattgttTCATTTACCTACTTGAACTATCATTCCCTTTATCACTATCTATATTGTACTGAATTGGCCAAGTACTTATTTCCAATCGACAACAGGACCGTAGGCTAACTCAACATCTATAGTTTAGATAGCCAAAAGGAACAGTGCATAGTTGAAGTAATATGAAACTTAGGGAGCTTAAGGTAACTTCATGTCACGATTTAAAATGGGCACTTGATGACACTTGTCAAATCTTCTGCACAAGTAAGCCTAATCCACCCCTCAAGAACAAGAGTTAAAGGAATTCAAGAGTAGAAACAGAAGAATCCCAGATATGTACATATATGCATAATACGAGACGCAAGTCTCAAAGATACATTTCAGGTCTAGTTGTCATCAGTACAAGCCTCTATACAgattcaattaataataataaacgtCTAAAATGTTTTAGATGTGAATAAAAACATAAGACATAAACAGAGAGATCTGAGATGTTCCGAAGTCCATCAACCACTACCTCGATCTCCGCTACGTCAACTCTGACGGAACGCCATCTACCATCTACCAATCGAACCAATACCTACACAGGgtgcagaaaaataaaaaaaaggaaagaaaagcaaGGATGGGTACGAAACCACACATACTCAACTAACATTGTTGATACCCAACCCTAATCCAAAAAGATGGTGAGAATCACCATTCCAACAACCCAAGGTTCCACAATAATCTGTATCCCATAATTTCATCACCCCTTCCTATCAAAGTAACCCAAAACAATgatcaacacacacacacacacatatatagggTAGGCACATTAATCTAGGTGAGTCAACACTATTCAATCTGTAAtccataaaataaggaaaattattgtgaagaagactCACAAGCATGGTATAATAAGCTTCATCAATTATAATCGACCAAATAGTGGGATGAAAAACAGGGATAGAgtgcacacacatatatatatatatgaatatatctCATACTATCAATAGGGCTACATATCTATCTCTCCGATCAAACCTCAATCATACCCCACGTCTAATAATATTCCAACCTTCAAATCAGTATATGATGATATAAAATAATGTAATGAAGTGAAATGAATGCTCAAACATAATATCACAAATAAGGTTCTAACACAGAAGTACAATACAAGAATAAATATGAACATAGTATCAAAACAtaccaagaaaaataatgaaatgcaaataatgcaatgcaatattgtGACGATGATGTGATGATCATGTATGGTGAAAGTCATTGCATGACTATATGTATACACTCACCGAGTTCACAGCTACCAGGTAGGATCCATGGAGGGTTCGCAACCATATACTGTATCTCATATTTTGATCAACCTTTCCAGTAAATGACCTCGACCAAAGGTTTTTTTAAAACATCACAATCAACCTTGCCGGCAACTG
Proteins encoded in this window:
- the LOC107856025 gene encoding probable ATP synthase 24 kDa subunit, mitochondrial, yielding MALATRLLSRSSRQLCTSQVFLRPEHAVQVRSFAKEAAAPTALKGDQVLKDIFYEVKNKLETAIGVLRKEKITIDPEDPAAVSEYSKVMKSVRQKANLLSESEIIKFNIEVETHEIPDARSYLLKLKEMRVKRGLLDAQGIEDMQMAALDKVEKEIKKPLMRNDKKGIALLTAEFDKINQKLGIRKEDLPKYEEQLELKIAKAQLEELKKDALEAMETQKKREEFKDEEMPSVKSLDIRNFI